Sequence from the Gemmatimonadaceae bacterium genome:
GCCCATCGTCGAGGGGAAGACCGTCGGCCCTGCCTTCGAATACGATGCGTCGTAGCGAGCGCCCGCGAGGCGCCTCGCGTCAGGGCGCCTGCAGGTGCACGAAGCCGGCAATGCGCTCCAGGGAGACGAAGGAAACGTTGTGCGTCCCCTCGAAGCACTGCGACCAACCCTTCACCACCGCCTGCCACTCCTTGCTGGCCAGGTGACGCTGCAAGGCGGCATTGTCGAGATACGACTCGTAGAACATCAGCTTGCGCGTGGGGCGCCCAGTCTTTCGGCTGAGGACGCGATGCACGAGGTAGAATACCACGCCAGGCTGTTCGCGCTCCGCCTGCGCGCGAACCGCCGCCAGCCGCGCCAGGGCCAGTTCTTCCTTGCCGGCCTTCATGGTGAAGTGCGCGATGGATGTGATCATCGAGGGCGAGTGTAGGGAGAGAGAGGGGGCACGAGCTGGCGGCGGGCGTCGCACCTGCCGCGACGCCCGATACCCTACAAGCCAGAAGGCGACGCGTCAAACCGCGCCGCCTTCTCAACCCCAGCCTTCGCTGGGGCAGGCCCCAGCCTTCGCTGGGACAGGCTTCTCGTCCCCAGCTTTCGCTGGGGCGGGCTTCTCGTCTTCTCGTCTTCCGCCCTACCAGGCGACGATATACCCCGAGAAGTGTCGAATCGGCCAGTTGAACGTCCGATTGTCCTCGCTCACCGAGCCCGGAATGAACTCCGCGACCAGCGCACTCGCGCCACTCGCATCCACGAGCGACCGGTCTGGGAAGTAGCCGCCCTGCAGCGTGCTCCCCGACGGAACGTCGATGCCGGCGAGGTGCTGCGACGCAACGAGCGGACGCAGAAAGACGGTGCCGTGCGGCTTGAACTCGTAGGCCACCGCCTTCCCCTTGAGTGCCGTCACCGTGAAGCGTGTCGTGCGGGCCACCGCCCCACGGGGAACGGTGAGGGTGAAGCCTAGCTGCGGAATGCGGATCGAGCCGCCGCCGCTCCCGATGCGTCGCGCCACGGTGATGTCCCGCGCCAGCGCGGCATCGCGCACCAGCGGAGTCGTCGCCATGAGCACGCCGACTTCGGCGGTGTTGGGCGCATGCGACTGCAGCGACGACGCCGGCGTACCGGGAGCGGCCGGATCTCCAGCACAGGCGGCGAGCGCCCAGAGGGCCAGCAGTTGCGTGGCCCCAACGAGGTGTTTCCGGATCATGCTTCTCTCCAACATGCGAGGGTTTGGCCTGGATCACCCCAATTGGGTGTCCCGTTGTGCTTGCCTCCCCGCCCCTCCCATCAGCGGTCTAGGGCATCACGCGCGCCTGACTGGGAACGGTCACCGAGTTCAGGGGGAACAGCGTAGTTGGTCAGGCGTGCGCGGCCGGTGGCCTGCGTCACGTTCTTGCTCGCGCCGTGTGATTCGGCGGCTGACTCTTGTGATCTACGCCTCGTATGCGACGCCTCGACATCGCATCAACGCGTATCGAGACGACCATCGCATTCCGAGGTCACGAACGCTTTTCGGGAAGGCTCGCGCTTCATCGGCACGCATCGCGTGCGGGGTTGCGATCCGCTTGGCGCTGACGCATTACAGTCGTTCACTCTCGGCTCGGAAGGAGCGCATGGCGGCGAAGGCCCGACGGCAGCACGAGCGCGGCGCACGACAGGGAGCGGCCCCATCGGCAACGCGGCAGGCCAGACGCAGGGGGGCGCTCGCGGGGCGCGTGGCAATCGTGGCTGGGGCCACGCGCGGCGCCGGGCGCGGCATCGCGGTCGCGTTAGGCGAGGCTGGCGCCACGGTCTATTGCAGCGGGCGCTCGACGCGCGGCAATCCGTCGCCACTGCACCGCCCCGAGACGATCGACGAGACGGCGGCGCTGGTCACCGCGGCCGGCGGGATGGGGATCGCCGTTCGCACCGACCACACGGTACGCGCCGACGTCGACGCGCTCATGGCGCGCGTCCGCGACGAGCACGGCGCCCTCGACCTCCTCGTGAACGACGTGTGGGGGGGCGACAGCGCCGCCGACGTGATCTGGAAGCCACTCGCCGAGACCGACCTCGACGCGGGATGGGCGCTCGCGCGCCAGGCGATCTACTCGCACCTCATCACCGCGCAGGCGGCGATCCCTCTCCTGCGCGCGCGACGGCGAACACGCACGCGCTCCGCGATTGTCGAGGTCACTGACGGCGACACGCTCAGCTATCGCGGCGCCTTCTGGTATGACTTCATCAAGGTCAGCATCATGCGCCTCGCCTTCTCCATGAGCATGGAGCTGCGCAAGGACCGCATTGCCTGCGTGGCGATCACGCCTGGCTTCCTGCGCTCCGAGGCGATGCTGGAGCTCTTTGGCGTGACCGAGGCCACCTGGCGTGACGGCGTCAAGACGGACGAGCACTTCATCGCCTCCGAAACGCCGGCGCTCGTGGGACGCTCGGTCGCGGCGCTCGCTGCCGAAGCGTCGTTGATCGATCGCAGCGGTGAGACCTTGAGCTCGTGGGAGGTAGCGCGCGACTACATGCTTACCGATCGCGACGGGAGCCGCCCCGATTGGCTGGCGCACTTCCGCCGACACATCTCCGGGTCGCACCCTGCCATCGATTGGATGCAGCGCGGTCTCGCATGGCAGGAGTCCATCAAGCGTCGCACGACGAAGTTCCTCGCGCCGCGTCGCTAGGCGCTGCAAGTTGGGGGGAGCATCCATTTTCGTTGCCTTCTCCCCCCAAGCCTCGCCAATGCGACCCATTCCGACGGTCAACGTGCGCCGCGCCGCAATGACGCGAGCACCCCGCGCCGCCCGACAAGCACTCGCGGCGATCGCGTCGCTCCTCGTCGGTGCGTGTGGCGCGCGCACACCGGGCGCCTCCCCCGCCGCACCGTCGGTGACGGCGACACTCCCCGCGGGCGCGGAAGCCGTCTCACTTCTCGGCCAGGTCCTGCGTGCCCCCGCGATGCCCACGGCGAGCGTCGACGCTGCCGACGCGGCGCTTGCCGCCAACACAAACGATCCAGAGCTCCTCCTCGCCGCCGCCACTGCGCGCGCCACCGCCTGGCGCTTTCGTGAAGCGATTGCCCTCTACAGTCGCGGCGTCGAGCGTTGGCCTAACGACGCGCGCTTCCTGCGATTCCGCGGGCATCGCTACATCACGGTGCGCCAGTTCGAGGATGGCGCGCGCGACCTGGACCGCGCCGCCACCCTCGACTCGACCAACTTCGACATCGTCTACCACCAGGGGCTCGCGCACTTCCTGCTGGGGCACTTCGATCGCGCCGCGGCGATCTACCTCAGGTGCATCGCTTTTGCCGACAACGCCGCGCTCAGGGCGCGCGAGGCATCCGGCGCTTTCCGCCCCGGCTATCGCAGTTGCATGCGCATGGCCACCAACGACGACGACCGCGCCTCCATGACCGACTGGGCGTGGCGTTCGCTGGTGCGCGCCGGCCGGCGCGCCGAAGCCGACCGTCTCCTGGCGCCGGTGCGCGAGGCGATGACGATCAACACCAACCGCTCGTACTACGAGAACCTCCTGATGTACAAGGGGGTGCGGCCCCCCGAGGCCGTGCTGCAGGCGGCAAGCAGCGACTCGGTGCGCTTCTCCACCAGCGGCTACGCCGTGGCGCACTACTATCTGGTGCGCGGCGACTCCGCCAGGGCGTGGGCACTGTTCGAGCGCGTAGCGCACGGCCCGCACTGGAACGGCTTCGGCGTCATTGGCGCCGAGGTGGAGCTGGCGCGGCGACGGGCGGTGGGGCGTTAGGCGGTGGAGCGTTTGGCGCCGGTGCGTCAGGTGTCAGGGCGTTAGGCGCAGGTTCATGCACGGCGCGCCAGGTGCACCGCGTGCCTAGCGGGCTCAGTACGCGCGCGCCTCGCCGTCGTGGCGTGGGTCTGCCGCGGCGACCCACACCCCGCCGCGGCGGGCAATCATGTAGACGCGCGCATATCCAAATGCCGGGTTCACCGGCTCGTAGCCCATGGCGCGCGCCGCGGCCAGCACGCTGGCGTCAAAGCCCGCCTCCACCTCCACGCGCCGCCCAGCCGCGGGGTACATCCGCGGCATGCGGATCGCCTCCATGGGGTCGAGCCCGAAGTCGATCGCATAGGCCACGCTCTGCGCGAGTGCGAAGGGGATGCGCCCGCCCCCCGGCGACCCCACCACGAGGTCGACCTTGCCATCCTTCACCAGCACCGTGGGCGCGATGGTGGTGATGCGCGTGCGCCAGGCGGCCGGCAACTCGGCGGGGATCGCGTTGGCGTCGCGCGGCCACCACCCCGAATCGTTGAGCCAGAAGCCGCTCGCCATCACCCCCGCGCCAAAGCCTGACGAGTTGGTGACGGTCACCGCGACTGCGTTCCCTTCCCCGTCGACGACGGAGATGTGCGTCGTCTCGCCACCGGACAGGGTGTCGCGCACCGCGAAGTCGCGCGCGGCCAGCTCGCGCATCACCGCGTCGCGCCGTTCGACACCTACCGCATCGCCGTTAGGCATCGCACCCGCCGGCGCGCTCCCCTGCGCCTCGCCGGGAAACGGAGAGAACGCGCCGCACGCCGCCGGCACCACACCGTCGCTCCCGCGGGCATCGCGCGCGCGCAGCGAGTCGGTGGCGCGTCCCACTCCCACGACATCGCCCCACTGTCGCGCGAACGGCTCGGAGATGATCCCGCGCACCGGGATCGCCTTCCATCGCGGGTCGTCGTTGGCAGCGTTGGCCACCACGCCGACGCGCATCGCCGACGCCATCACGTCGAACGACGTCCCGTTGCGCGTGGGGAGCCCGGTGGCGGTCAGTCCGCGCGTCTCCAACAGCTCGAGCGTGTGGAGGAACTGCAACCCTCCCATGGGCGGCGGCGCCGAGAGCACGACGCGCCCGCGGTAGGTGGTGCAGAGGGGGCGCTTCCACTGCGGCTCGTAGTTGGCCACGTCGTCCATCGTTACGGAGTGACCGCCCGCATTCATGCGCGCGACCAGCGCCTGCGCCGTCGCCCCGCGGTAGAATCCATCGCGCCCCTCGCGTGCAATGCGTCGCAACACCTCGGCTAACTGCGCATTGCGCAAGGTGTCGCCAATGCCGAGCACTCGCCCGTTGGACCAGTACAGCGCGCGCGCAATGGTGTCGCGCTTGAGGCGCACGGTGTCGCGCGCGATGAACTCGGCGAGGACGGGATAGAGCGGGAAGCCCTCGGCGGCCAGGCGAATGGCCGGCCCCATGACCTGCTCGCGCGTCAGCTTGCCGAAGCGCGCATGCGCGGCGAGCAGCCCCGCCACGTTTCCCGGGACCGCCACGACGCGCAGCGGCACGCCGGAGTCGGCGCGCACGCCGCGCCAGCGCGCGACCGGCTGCGAGGGATAGAAGTCGATGTACTCGGCGCGCCGAACGCCCTGCTGCCAGAAGAGCAGCGCCCCGCCACCACCAACGCCCGACATCTCCGGCTCAACGACGCCGATCGCGAAGGCCGTCGCCACGGCCGCATCGACCGCATTGCCCCCCGCGCGGAGCATCGCCAGTCCCGCGTCGCTGGCCAGCGGATGCGCAGAGGTGACGGCGCCGTGCGTCCCGGCCGCGCGCTTCCCAAGGTCGGGGGGACGCGTCTCGTCCATCGGTGCATAACGAGCGCAGGCGGCAAGGGCGAGTCCCGCGAGCACGATGCTGACGCGAGGAGCGGACGGTGCGACGTGACAGCGCATGCGACGAGGCGGTGCGGGGGCTGATGCGGACCCGGTGAAGCTCGGCGCGATCAGCGCCGGCGTCCACCCCCGACCACGCGAAAGGGCGGCGAGTCGCATGGACTCGCCGCCCTTCGGGGGTCACCCACCGAACGAGGCAGCCAGCGTCAGTCGCCGACCCCCGCCTCGGCCCCCATCGGGAGCGGGACATTCATCTCCTTCTTTCCCAGGATCTTCATCGTCAGGTCGTCACCAGCCCCACGAGCATGATGATCCCGATCATCGACATCACGTTGAGCGAGCCGCCGGTGACCAGGAGCCCCAGCGCGACGCCGAGGAACGACAGCGGGAGTGCCAGCATGATCGACAGCGGCTGGATGAAGGAGCCGAAGATCGACGCGATGATGAGGTAGATGAACACCACCGCCAGGAGCAACGCCTCGAGCACGCCACCGCCCCGGTGTGTACAGGCATGCCGCTGCCACCCGCAGAAGGTTCCGGCGCGGCCCCGCGTGGCATTCCCGGTTGTTTCGACTTGCCCCCCGTTCCCGGAGCCGTCGCAGATGCGCCTGCCACGCTCTCCATTGCTGCCATGACTGACCCAACTTGAGATAGCATCCTGCCGCGAGCCCACCTCCGCAATGCTGCGCACGCTTTGATGACTACAGGCTGATGGCGCATCGCTTCCCCTCGGCCCGCGCAACACATGGAAGGACTTGCTTGACAGAGAAACATCATCGTACTAGGGTGTGCCTTCGGTTGACGGCACTTTCAGTCTCCCACGCAGCGCTGATCTACGATGTGCCTGTTGGGCGCCTTGCACGTGGTCTTACGATCGTCACTCTTGGCCGCCCTGCTTCTGTGCCGAGTACACGGCGTCGGAGCTCAGGCGTCCGGCGAGCTTGATGGCAGAGTTGTGAGAGCCGACAATCCGTCGAGTCCTATCGCCGGTGCGACTGTGGTGCTCCTGGTGAGCGGACAGCGCGTTCAGAGCGACAGCGCCGGACGCTTTCGGTTGCGTGGCGTTGCGCGTGGCGTCGCGCGCATCGTGGTGCGCGCCGATGGATTCACGCCCGACACCGCGGATATCGAGATGGAATCAGATCTCATCGTCACCCGGGACTTCCCCCTTCTCCGCGCGACCACCGTACTCGCAGAGAGAAGGGTCGTGGGCACTGCCTTCGAATCTCGGGCCCCGGATTTGAGTGGCTTCAGTGAACGACGTCGCCGCGGAATCGGCCACTTTCTAGATGAGTCAGAAATCGCACGCTGGGAAAATCACCGCACCGGCGACCTTCTGCGGACGGTAGCTGGCGTCGACGTAAAGGTCGGCGGCTCGAAAGCGTGGGTGAGCGGGGGGCGAGCGCTCGGGAGCGGGCGAGGGGCATTCTCGCAGATACGCAAGCAGGACGTTCTCGACAGGCAGGACATCGCAGCGGGTGCGCCCTTGGCGTGCTACATGGACGTGTACGTAGACGGCGCACTCGTCTACAACTCTTCGGTGCTTGCGAACCGCAACTCGCGCGAAGTCGTGCCGTTGTACGACGTCAATTCAATTCCCCCTTCGCAGATTCGCTCGATCGAAGTGTACACTGGGCCATCTCAGGTTCCGCCAGAGTACAACCGAAGCGGGGGGGGGTGTGGCGTTCTTCTCATCTGGACTCGCGCACGCTAGTTCTTTCCCCGTCGAGCAGTTGAGCGCGCGTCGTGAAGGCCACTCACCGATGCAACACGTACTGGCAATTCGAGTCTCGACAGATGGAGCAGCTTCCATAGCCTGTACGTTCGGTTTCAGTCCCCAGCAGCATCCGCCTCCGCGCCGATCGGTAGCGGCACCTTCATGTCCCGCTTTCCGAGGATCTTCATCGTCAGGTCGTCGAGCAACGTGTACACGACCGGGACGATGAACAGCGTGAGCAACGTCGAGGTGATGAGTCCCCCGATGACCGCGTGCGCCATCGGTGCCCGCTGCTCGGCTCCTTCACCGAGCGCCAGCGCCAGCGGGAGCATGCCGAAGATCATCGCCGCCGTCGTCATGATGATCGGGCGCACGCGGATGCGCGCCGAGTTGAGGATCGCCGTGCGGCGGTCCTTCCCGGCCTCGCGCTCCTTGTTGACGAAGTCGATGAGCAGGATCCCGTTCTTGGTCACCAGTCCCATGAGCATGATGATCCCGATCATCGACATCACGTTGAGTGAGCCGCCGGTGACGAGCAGCCCCAGCGCCACGCCGAGGAACGACAGCGGGAGCGCCAGCATGATCGACAGCGGCTGGATGAAGGAGCCGAAGATCGAGGCGATGATGAGGTAGATGAACACCACCGCCAGGAGCAACGCCTCGAGGACGTAGCCCTTGGTCTCGGTGAGGTTCTGGACGTCGCCGCCAAAGATGGTGCGATAGCCGGTGGGGAGCCCGATTCCATCCAGCGCCTTGCGCGCATCGTCGGCCACATTCCCCATGCTGAAGCCGGGAAGGACGCCCGCCGAGATGGAGACGCGGCGCTCGAGGTAGCCGCGCTCGATCTGCTGCGGCCCCACGCCGGGGCGGATCTCGGCCACCTGCGACAGCGGGATCGTGGCCGGCATCCCCGTGCGCGGGTCGATGTTGTTGCTCAGCACCGGGATGCGCGCGACGTCTTCCACCGAGACGCGCGACGAGTCGGGATACACCACCATCACGTCGTGCGAGTAGCCGTTGGGGTCCTCCCACCGCGTGGCGCGCTGCCCCTGGAAGAGCGGCTGCAACGTCCCGCCGATCGTCTGCATCGCGAGCCCTGCCGCCCACGCCTGCTGCCGATCCACGCGCACGTCGAGCTGCGGGATCTCTCCTTCATCCGACGAGTTCGGCTCGGCCACGCCGGGAACGGAACGCACCGTCTGCAGCACTTGCTCGGCCGCCAGCTTCAGGCGTGTAGGCTCCGGCCCCTGCACGTAGATCTGGATCGGCTGGCGGAAGCCGCCGAAGATCGACGACGAGCCGGTGATCTGCGGGCGCACGCCGGGAACCTGCGCCAGCTTGGCGCGCAGCTCGTTCTGGATGGCGAACATGTCGCGCGTCCGCGTCTCCTTGGGCTCCAGCCGCACGAAGATCTGTCCGCCGTTGGAGCCGCGCGACATCCCGCCGCCGCCCCCCGCCGAGAGCGAAACAAAGCTCACCTCTTTCTGCTGGCGGAGGAGCTGCACGATCTCGCTCCCCTTCTTCACCGTGTAGTCGAGGCGAGAGCCCGGGGGCAGGCGATACGACACGTTGAACTCGCCGGCGTCGTAGTCGGGGAGCCAGGTGAAGCCGAGGAGCGGGAAGAGGGCAAAGGCCGCGGCGATCGAGCCAACGGCGAGCCCCACCATCAGGCCGCGATGGTTGAGCGCCCACCCCAGGCCGTTCTTGTACCGCTCCGCCATCCGCTCGAACCAGTCGTCGAAGGCAAAGGCGACCTTGCGCAGCGGGTTGCGCGTCTTCTTGCGAGTTTCCGCATGCCCGCCGTGCTCGACCTCGGGGTCGGGCCAAACGCTCGACAGCATCGGGTCGAGCGTGAACGAGACGAAGAGCGAGACGAGCACCGCGAACGCCACCGTCACGCCAAACTGGAAGAAAATCATCCCGATCTGCCCACCCATGAACGCCACGGGGACGAAGACCGCGACGACCGCCAGCGTGGTGGAGAGCACCGCCAGCCCGATCTCGTCGGTCCCTTCCTTGGCGGCGCGGAAGTGATCTTTCCCCATCTCCAGGTGGCGCACGATGTTCTCGCGCACCACGATCGCGTCGTCGATGAGGAGCCCGATCGCCAGCGAGAGCGCCAGCAGCGTCATCGTGTTCAGCGTGAAGTTGAAGATCCACATCACGAAGAACGCCGAGATGATCGACACCGGGAGGGTGAGCCCGGTGATGACGGTGGAGCGCCAGGAGTTGAGGAAGAGGTAGATGATCGCGATGGTGAGGACGGCGCCGAGAATGATCGAGATCTCGACGTCGGCCAGCGACTCGCGAATCTTGATCGAGTCGTCGCGGACGAGCGTGAGCTGGATGTCCGACGGCAGCGTCTTGCGGATGTCGTCGACGACCTTGTTCACGCCGTCGGAGACTTCGACGGTGTTGGAGCCCGTGACCTTGAGGACCTCGAGCGAGACCGAGGGGACGAGCTGGTCGCCGTCGGAGATGAAGCTGGCGGATCGGCGGTCGGCAAAGCCGTCGACGACATTCGCCACGTCGCGCACGCGGATCGGCGTCCCGTTGCGCACCGCCACCACGACGTCCATGAAGGCCATCGGGTCGCGGATCTTGCCCGTCACGCGCACCATGCGCTCGGTTTCGCCGCGGAAGACGCGCCCCGCCGGCGTTTCGGAGTTCTCGCGCGCCAGCGCCGCCGACACCTGCGCCGGTGAGATGCCGTAGGCCACCAGCGCCTCGGCGTTGAGCTGCACGCGAATCTGGCGCGTGGCGCCGCCATTCACGTTCACGCCACCGACGCCGGGGACGCTCTCGAAGCGCGGCTTGATTGTCTGCTCCGCCAGGTCCGTCAGCTCGCGCAGCGGTCGCTCGTCCGACCGCATCGACACCGACATGATCGGGCGATCGTTCGGGTCGAAGCGCATGATGACCGGGTCATCCACGTCTGGCGGGAGCTGGCGGCGGATGCGGGCGATCTTGGCGATGACCTCCTGCTGCGCCTCCAGCGGGTCGAACCCCAGCTGCAACATCAGGCGCACGCTGGAGTTCCCTTCCGACGAGGTCGAGGTGATCTCGCGAATGCCGCTGACCGTGTTGAGCGCCTCCTCGATGGGGCGCGACACGTCGCGCTCCATGACCTCGGGGCTGGCCCCCGGATACGAGGTGTTGGCGATCACCACAGGGTACGTGATGTCGGGATACTCGTCGACCGCCAGGCGCTGGAGCGCCACGATGCCGAAGACCATGAGCGCCACCATCATCATGGTGGCGAACACGGGGCGCTTGATGGATACGTCGGAGAGGAACATGAGGGGCTCCCGAGACTCTGGTGCGGAGAATGCCTAACGTCCCTTGCCCGAATCGCCGCGCGCGGCGGCACGCCCGGCGGGCGCCTTCCCTTCACTTCCCGCAGCGGCCGGCGCACCCGCGCCGCCCTGGCCATTGCGCCCTTCGTTGGGCCCCATCACGCGCACCTGCATCCCGCGGCCCAGCGCACCCACGTTGCCGACGATGATCTGGTCGCCGGCGGCGAGCCCGCTCAGGACCTGCGTCATGTTCTGCGTCTCGTCCACCACCCCGAGTTCGACCTCGACGTGCTCCACCTTTCCCCCCTCGATGCGGTACACGAAGGGCTTGTTGTCGCGCGCCGACTGCCGCACGGCGGGCGTGGGAATGGCGAGGGCGTTGGGGATGGACTGCCCGATGATGCGCCCCGTCGCAAACGAGTTCCCCTTGATCGCCCCGTCGCGATTGGGGACCTGGATGTAGACGGTGATGGAACGGTTCTGCGGATTGATGGTGGGCGCGATGCGCGCCACCTTTCCTTGCAGCTGTCGGCCAGCGGCGGCGAACCGCACCGGCTGCGACACCTTCAACTCGTTGGCCTGCCGCGCCGGCACCGACGCCTCGAGCTCCAGCACGTCGTTGCGCACCACCGTGAAAATCGTGGCGCCGCGCGTCACGTGCTCCCCCGCCTCCACGGTGCGCGTGGACACCACACCAGTCGTGGGCGAGAGGATGCGCGTGTCGTTCGCGTTCTGCAGCGACGCCTTGAGCCTCGCCTCGGCCGCCGCCAGCCGCGCCTTGCTCGCCGCCAGCGCCTGCTGCGCCGTGCGCAAGTCACGCTCGGGGATCGCCCCCGCCTTGTACAACTCGTCCGACTGGTCGGCGTTCCACTGCGCGTTGGCCACGTCGGCCTTGGCCGATTCCACGTCGGCCGCTGCCGACGCGCGATCGCCCTCCTGCACCGCATTCTCGAAACGCGCCAGCAGCTGTCCCGCACCCACCCGATCCCCTTCGCGCACGTATACCTGCTGCACGTTCCCCTCCACGCGCGAGCGGACCGCGATCTCCTCGATCGGCTTGAGGTCGCCGTTGATGAGGATGCTCGCCTCGATCGTCACCGTCCTGGCATCGGTCACGTCGGACGGGCCGAGGACCATGGCCGACGGGCCGCGACCGCCGGGACCGCCGGGACCACCACCGCCGGGACCGCCCTGCCCCGTGCCGGAGGTAGTGCCACCACCGTTCTTGGCCGCGCCACCGGGCGTCCCGGCCTGGCCGTCCTTGCCACACGCGGTGAGGGTCAACAGGGCGAGCGCGCCTAACGCGCCCGCGAAGGTCGAGTATCGCACAGGAAGTCCGTTATCGAGTCGTCGGTCGGGTCGGCGGGAGTGGAATGTCCACGCCGCGGGCGCGCGCCAGTTCGGCCGCTGCCAGGTAGTAGTCGATCGTGGCGCGCGCGGCGTTGGTGCGCGCGGTGAGCAGCAGGAACTGCGCGTCCGACACCTCGAGCTGTGTGGCCAGCCCGCGCTCGAAGCGGAGGTTGGCGATGCGGAATGCCTCGTCGGCCTGGCTCACGTTCTCGCGCTGCGCGTCGAACGCCGCCTCGGCGCGCTGGTACTCGGCACGCGCGCGCGCTCTCTCCACGCCCACCATTTCGCGCTGCTGCGCCAGCTGCAACCGGGCAATCTTCTCCTGTGCCTGCGCCAGGTCCACGGCCCCCTTGGCACGCAGTCCGTCAAAGAGCGGCCACGACACGTTGAAGCCGAAGTTGCGGTCGGCAAACCAGCCGTTGTTCTGGCACGACTGTGACGCCGGTGCACCAGGGGCGCAGAACGCATGCGACGAGCGCCCCCAGATGGTCGGGAAACCATTCCCCGCCGGAAAAGCGAGATACCCCGTCTGAAAGAAGGCGCTGACGGTCGGCAGCAGGTCGGCGCGCGCCACGCGCACCCCCTCGCTGCGCGCGTTTACCGTCAGCTGCGCCGCTCGCTCCGACGGACGCGTGGGATCGGGAGAGCTGTCGCGCGCAATGCCCTGC
This genomic interval carries:
- a CDS encoding efflux RND transporter periplasmic adaptor subunit, with the translated sequence MRYSTFAGALGALALLTLTACGKDGQAGTPGGAAKNGGGTTSGTGQGGPGGGGPGGPGGRGPSAMVLGPSDVTDARTVTIEASILINGDLKPIEEIAVRSRVEGNVQQVYVREGDRVGAGQLLARFENAVQEGDRASAAADVESAKADVANAQWNADQSDELYKAGAIPERDLRTAQQALAASKARLAAAEARLKASLQNANDTRILSPTTGVVSTRTVEAGEHVTRGATIFTVVRNDVLELEASVPARQANELKVSQPVRFAAAGRQLQGKVARIAPTINPQNRSITVYIQVPNRDGAIKGNSFATGRIIGQSIPNALAIPTPAVRQSARDNKPFVYRIEGGKVEHVEVELGVVDETQNMTQVLSGLAAGDQIIVGNVGALGRGMQVRVMGPNEGRNGQGGAGAPAAAGSEGKAPAGRAAARGDSGKGR